The Micromonospora sp. Llam0 genome includes a window with the following:
- a CDS encoding NfeD family protein, with product MEPVLWIVLGVVLAVAELFTATLFLVMFAAGAFAAAIAAALGAPVAAQALVFAAVSALTVVAVRPVIQRHRQSALSGGEEPFGVQAIEGASALVLERVDADSGQVKIDGELWSARSYDGTQVFAPGERVQVIQVKGVTALVWRDDVTGGGPA from the coding sequence GTGGAACCCGTCCTGTGGATCGTATTGGGCGTCGTGCTGGCGGTCGCGGAATTGTTCACCGCGACGCTGTTCCTCGTCATGTTCGCCGCCGGCGCGTTCGCCGCGGCGATCGCCGCCGCTCTCGGCGCCCCGGTGGCCGCCCAGGCCCTGGTCTTCGCCGCCGTCTCGGCGCTGACCGTGGTCGCCGTCCGGCCGGTCATCCAGCGGCACCGGCAGTCCGCGCTCAGCGGCGGCGAAGAACCGTTCGGCGTGCAGGCGATCGAGGGCGCCTCGGCGCTGGTGCTGGAGCGGGTGGACGCCGACAGCGGCCAAGTCAAGATCGACGGCGAATTGTGGAGCGCCCGCTCGTACGACGGCACCCAGGTCTTCGCCCCCGGCGAACGGGTACAGGTGATCCAGGTCAAGGGCGTCACCGCGCTGGTCTGGCGGGACGACGTCACCGGCGGCGGACCGGCATGA